One Oreochromis niloticus isolate F11D_XX linkage group LG16, O_niloticus_UMD_NMBU, whole genome shotgun sequence genomic window carries:
- the uxs1 gene encoding UDP-glucuronic acid decarboxylase 1: protein MMKRIIWMISSLNRRIMKLLFALALIAYIASVWGTYTNMRSIQEIGEMKIKQQIEDVVAPLKEKIRDLEQSFSQKYPPVKFLSEKDRKRILITGGAGFVGSHLTDKLMMDGHEVTVVDNFFTGRKRNVEHWIGHENFELINHDVVEPLYIEVDQIYHLASPASPPNYMYNPIKTLKTNTIGTLNMLGLAKRVGARLLLASTSEVYGDPEVHPQNEDYWGHVNPIGPRACYDEGKRVAETMCYAYMKQEGVEVRVARIFNTFGSRMHMNDGRVVSNFILQALQGEPLTVYGTGSQTRAFQYVSDLVNGLVLLMNSNISSPVNLGNPEEHTILEFARLIKSLVVSRSQIQFLPEAQDDPQRRRPDIRKAKMMLGWEPVVPLEEGLNKTIQYFSRELEHQANNQYIPKPKAARMKKGRPRHN, encoded by the exons ATCAATACAAGAAATCGGAGAAATGAAGATCAAGCAACAAATTGAAGAC GTTGTGGCTCCTCTTAAAGAAAAGATTCGTGACCTGGAACAAAG tttttctcagaaATACCCACCGGTGAAATTCCTGTCAGAAAAGGATCGTAAGAGAATTTTG ATAACCGGTGGAGCTGGTTTTGTGGGTTCTCATCTAACCGACAAATTGATGATGGATGGCCATGAAGTGACTGTGGTGGACAACTTCTTCACAGGAAGAAAGAGGAATGTGGAGCACTGGATTGGTCATGAAAACTTTGAACTCATCAATCACGATGTGGTAGAGCCTCTCTACATCGAAG TGGACCAGATCTATCACCTGGCATCTCCAGCCTCTCCTCCTAACTACATGTACAATCCCATCAAAACACTGAAGACCAACACCATCGGCACACTTAACATGCTTG GCCTGGCCAAGCGTGTGGGCGCAAGACTCCTGCTGGCTTCTACCTCTGAGGTTTACGGAG ATCCAGAGGTGCACCCCCAAAATGAGGATTACTGGGGTCACGTGAACCCAATCGGCCCTAGAGCGTGCTACGATGAGGGGAAACGTGTAGCGGAGACTATGTGTTACGCCTACATGAAGCAG GAAGGTGTAGAGGTGAGAGTGGCAAGAATCTTCAACACGTTCGGCTCCCGTATGCACATGAACGACGGACGTGTTGTCAGTAACTTCATCCTTCAGGCTCTTCAAGGAGAACCTCTCACT GTTTACGGTACCGGCTCCCAGACAAGAGCCTTTCAGTACGTAAG TGATCTGGTGAATGGCCTTGTCTTGCTGATGAACAGTAACATCAGCAGTCCAGTCAATCTG gGAAACCCAGAAGAGCACACTATATTGGAGTTTGCTCGCCTCATTAAAAGTCTTGTTG TGAGTCGAAGCCAGATCCAGTTTCTTCCTGAGGCCCAGGACGACCCACAGAGGAGAAGACCCGACATCCGCAAAGCCAAGATGATGCTCGGCTGGGAACCGGTG GTGCCCCTGGAGGAAGGCTTAAACAAAACAATTCAGTACTTCAGCAGAGAGCTGGAGCACCAGGCTAACAACCAGTACATCCCCAAACCTAAAGCTGCCCGCATGAAGAAAGGAAGACCCAGACACAACTGA